The DNA segment agcaccgcctttagtcgagtaaatcgtccccaggacttattctttgtaagcctagaacttatactatcggtctcttttgccgaaccgctaagttacggggacgtaaacaccatcggttgtcaagcgatgttgggggacaaacacagacatacaaacatatatatatatatacatacgacgggcttctttcagtttccgtctaccaaatccactcacaaggctttggtcggcccgaggctatagtagaagacactttgcccaagttgccacgcagtgggactgaacccggaaccatgtggttggtaagcaagctactcaccacacagccactagttagatttttattttaattaatataaattaatcgtacgataaatatattttgtggttgcttttattgttttgtttttcattctattttagaataaacaaaaatgaagacGATTTACGCTGACCAGACTGTGAACGTGCCGGATGGAGTGACGGTAAAAGTTAGTTCGAGGCGTGTGACGGTTACTGGTCCTCGCGGGACCCTGTATCGAAACTTCCGACACCTTTTCATCACAATTACCCTGCCTAGGAAGAACCTCGTCAAAGTCGAAAAATACTTCGGTAAGAGGAAAGAATTGGCCGCCGTGCGCACTGTTTGCACTCATATTGAGAATATGATCAAGGGTGTTACCAAAGGGTTCCGTTACAAGATGAGGTCTGTTTATGCCCATTTCCCAATCAACGTTGTGGTATTGAATGGCGGCAATGCCGTTGAAATCAGAAATTTCCTTGGAGAGAAATTTGCCCGACATGTGGAAATGTTACCTGGTGTTATGTTCTCTGTATCGACGGCGCAAAAGGATGAATTCGTCTTAGAAGGAAATGATATCGAGTTGGTTTCCAGATCAGCTGCCCTCATCCAACAGTCAACATcagtgaaagaaaaagatataagAAAGTTCTTGGATGGCATTTACGTATCCGAGAAAGGTACTATACAGGAATAAATAATGTTGGACAGTGTGAACACGAACTTTTACAGAACGTTTCAAACATTGTCTGATGAAATAAAGTGGAGTGAACTATCTTTAATAAATGTGCTTTCTTTTCATTCCAATGTGCTGtgataatatttcatatttctatatgGCATATTTCATAGATAAATAcagatgttaattttttttgcctttttatccATATTGTTGACTTGAAGTTTTCTACCGTCTTCTCAGTTGCATCCACTATTTAGTAATGATTTTGTATAGCTATTGTTTTGGTTAATTTCAATTGTAAACTCTCTAAACGGCTTTTAACTATGTTTAATCTAAATGCTATTGATATCTTCAGGGTAATGAAATCAGATCTTAAAAACTCTTTAATGCTAGCAAAATGTCCCTATcggatactcttactctttactcttttacttgtttcagtcatttgactgcggccatgctggagcaccgccttttttagtcgagcaaatcgaccccaggactcattctttgtaagcccagtacttattctatcggtctcttttgccaaaccgcaaagtgacgaggacgtaaacacaccagcatcggttgtcaagcaatgctagggggacaaacacatacacacatatatatatatacatatatacgacaggcttctttcagtttccgtctaccaaatccactcacaaggcattggtcggccaggggctatagcagaagacacttgcccaagatgccacgcagtgggactgaacccggaacaatgtgattggttagcaagctacttaccacacagccactcgatgGTTTCAAGCTTGTATGTAAGCAATAttgggcattccttcgatatgaTCAAGACATTTCACTAAGGGTATTTCCGTAGGGTGTGGAGTttaaattatgccagcaatgtctcattttaaacttgaagaaaaaaagccttgcatatttgttcttacctgtttcatgtgtgtatatatgtaaaatctgcaaatttccaagcagaatcgaactgtcatttccTTCCACGGATATAcgcgaagtgaagtgttttgattttgtcgagttatatcgaaagaatgcgaACTTTTTAGATGGTTTCAAGCTGGTATGTAAACAATATTGGAATGTGTAGTTCTAACTACAAAAGTTAAATAGGATCCCACTTGGTAAAAATCGGAATCCTTTGCATGTTCTGTTGCTTGTCTTGGAAGTTTTGGCTTACAAGTTATTGATCAACTCAAGATgattgtggaagacacttgtacaGTGGAATTGAATAGCTAGCGATTGGCTTTCAGTGATGGATATAAATATTGGTGAGAAAACAGGTGGGTGGGCTTAGCACAGATTCCCTTGCTATTTGAACTACATTAGGTTAGCTACTGTTTGAATTGCACTGGACTATGATATATCTTAACCTGATGTTCTCATACTTCTGTTATTAAACTAGAGGTCTGGATTCTACTTGTGCATGATCTTAAAAtttgggtactactagcgaacagtggtcccggtacgcgctagctagtcgtaagtagtcgatcctacaacggctttttaaccctaaccttagtttgtttataaaaattatttatttaattttctttgatatgtattcagccttgaaatacaaacatacgtgcaAGTCGTAGGATCAGCTACTTACAACTAGCTAGTGCGAGTACATGCACCGAGACCACTATTCGCTAGTAGTGCCAAAATTTGTATCTTGCATATAACTACCAACATATTTTGCATTCtgtcatgggttgaatggtttctCCAGGATCCAGCAAGTTACAGGTTTGTATAGAGACCGAGTGTCAGCTTAGGCattgtttctagagctggatacctttcctgacGGTAAACAAATGACTCTAAGCTTGTTTTTAGGGAAACTATTTTCGTCTTGTGGTCAGTGCAACACttgaccctttcgttactatatttattttgaggtgctctgtgtttctttcaattaattctaaatataacaaagaatttagtaaaatgacttagttaccattaagctagtgttagggacattaattgtgactaaggtttggtggaagattttaattcaaaacttatgaaagcaagacgtactacagagccaggttggtaactaaagggttaaagttgtaCTAGAGTAGTTGTTTTGAACTGTTGACTAATTAGATGTTTAATGAATATTTCCTGCTTCTGCATAAATGAATTCTTGCACTTTTCCCAACCAAAAAATCACAGATCCTACATGTGAAGTGATAATGCACTAAAAAGTTTTTCTTTGCATATGTGATACTAAATTGTCCTGTCTTTTATACCATCTGGTACAATACTTCTAATTTTCCATATCATTTGCCTTCATGTTTATATTTTACACCAGTTGATCCTATTATCACTTTTATATTCcctttaaatacatataaatattggttaGTTTTGGACAGGCCTTGCCAATTTAAATTGAGGGCCGCTTGTGTAGTTTATGCACTTAAGATCAAATAATCAAATTACTGAGTCTAGAatttttagtttgtttataattataaagtgGTAGGCTATTGTTTTATAGCCACTTTGAGTATACCTTTagcttttgtttcagtcagtggacagTGATTATCCTGGGGCACTGTATTGAAgggttttaaagtctggtacttattctatgaattgcattaaaaagcaccatctgaacgtggctgatgacagtggcacttaaaaagcaccatccaaatcgtgccagtggcacgtaaaatgcaccaatccgattgtggccattgcctagcacgtaaaaagtacccactacactcacggagtggttggtgttaggaagggcatccagctgtagaaacactgccagatcagactggagcctggtgcagccttctggcttcccagatccctggtcgaaccgtccaacccatgccagcatggagaacagacgttaaacgatgatgatgatgaaacttatGTTATTGGGACGTTAATAAAAGTAAACACGCACATTGAActtctgtgtaccaaattcactcataaggcagcCTGGAGCTTAagttgacacttgcccaaggtgccatgttgtgAGACTGAACCAATAACCAcatggacgttaaacgaggatgatgaatgtcatatgaaattgtcacccataattatgaccctagtatcgatctattgcatttcaaattgttttagagttagggttaggggagggtatctttttttcttcagaaatgtaaataaacccaatctgtttcttaaacgagggacatattcatacagcacagaatgttgtttacctcaatggatgtatttgattggttaaaattgccgaaatgcaagaaattaaagacgaaatatgttacaaactatagaattttctcaataaagccaagagaaaaagatgttttataaacacattctaccagtatacgaagtttaaagttttttagttacctagaaattatgttacaaactgcccttcaaaccgaaaagatcctaagtaCCTGAAAAACAAAGAATTATGAAAGAAGGCAAATATGTACCAGGGGTggcagaaagaagagagaactaaACTTGATCATTCTGGAACACccagaataaaaacaataacaactgaaAGACTTACCCTCTAGTCATTACTAAATGTCATTGTAGATAACTGATGCTTGGTGTATGGTCCAGTAGTTAGGAGTATTTGGCCCACAATCGTAAAGTCAAGAGTACGATTCCCTGCAGCACACTGTATTCTTGAACAAGGCAATCTACTTCACCTTGCTGCAGTCCATTCAGTTGACAAAAATTGAGTTGTAGTTGTAATACAAAGTGGCCAACCTTGTGACATTGTGtgaagctgaatctccctgagaactaccttttatggtatacatgtctgtgaagtactcagccacttgtgcattaattttactagcagactgttccattgatcagataaacaggaaccttgtcgtaactgacagagtgccatttTAATAAAAAGAGGGAAAGGGAAGAAAATGTTCCATAGCGTAAAGCAAAAATGTCATATCTTTAGTACGAGCAGTGAAAGCTAAGACAAAATAATTGctattccttttatttatttattgcccacaaggggctaaacacagaggggacagacaaacggattaagtcgattacatcgatcccagtgcataaccggtacttaatttatcgacccagaaaggatgaatggcaaagtcaacctcgacggaatttgaactcagaacataacagcaggcgtaataccacgaagcattttgcccagtatgctaatatttctgccagctcgccgccttattgctaTTGCTATTAATGGAATAATTGTTATTCCATCATGTAGTATTAGCCATCGACTCACGCTCAGTTTGATTAACAGCCTTTGCATTGGTATTTATCTGTGGGCTTGGCTTCCAGACCTGTGAGACCCCACATGCTGCTGTTAGGACCGGATTAACACCCATAGTGATCTTAATGTCTACAAAGATTTTCCTGCCCCTATTCAggatcttttttcattttctttcaaccacttgaaggtttatcttgctccagtccactcagctggccaaaatgaatTGTAGTTGTAATTCaaatgggccagccttgtcatattctgtatgaggctgaatctccctgagaactacgttaatgatatacataggcgcaggagtggctgtgtggtaagtagcttgtttaccaaccatatggttccgggttcagtcctactgtgtggcaccttgggcaagtgtcttctactatagcctcgggccgaccaaagccttgtgagtgtatttggtagacggaaactgaaagaagcccattgtatatatgtatatgcgtgtgtgtgtctgtgtttgtccccctagcattgcttgacaaccgatgctggtgtgtttatgtccccgtaacttagcggttcggcaaaagagaccgatagaataagtactgggcttacaaaagaataagtgccggggtcgagttgctcgattaaaggtggtgctccagcatggccgcagtcaaaatgactgaaacaagaaataatatgcctgtggagtactcggccacttgggagttaattttatcctcgtgtggtaatgaaaagtgaaagtgacatccaatatttgctgtagttatttgtctttgatttaaCACTGTGTCTATGCATCGGTGTATCAGTTTTTCCTTTCAATCTCCATATCTACTGTAcctctcattttttctctttcactttccctgTGTCCCTCCTCTCTCCTGCTTTTAGtataacaatgtgtatatataactatgtatcaacttttctttcaacctatgtatctacttttccTGCGACGTGATAATCATTTAAATACAGAAAATGAACGCTATTACCAcctactgtctgtctctcttacttcctctctgaaacatttaaaagcacCAAATGAATGCTGCCTCTTTtactctccctcttcctttctgTCCTCCTCTCTGATGCTTTGCCATTCACTTCTTCCTTTAAAGTATatgtgacacacaccacaggtacatacaaacagaacaatttggcatattaatattattgactaGCTGGCCACGTGCCTtaaaaaatgacagctaattgtagtattttatatataaaaaaggtatataataatcacacatacaaacattcacatactgctcttgtacatgcacacagatacacacatgtacacagacttGAAACgctatttgatttttctttttagcgttgaatgttcactgtcccacttccattgcagccccccccacacacacacacacgcagacaaacattcacataacttccttttacatacatacacatatactcacacagagttgaaacgctgtttgattttttttcaccacAGATCTTTCATCATCTCACAaccaagtttgccatcaccccttccttccttattcatctatcaccccttcctttctcattcatatgttgtgacggagaaaaacacgaGTATTGTTATAGTAGATAAgtaggattattattaattagatcTGTTCCTGTACGGCAGAAAAGAGAtccaattagaaattattatcattgctattaattTCATGTTTGAGTTCTGCTAATCATGGACATTGAAGTTGATTTGAATGTGGTTCTGTAAATTTGTTTGacgataggcacaggagtgaccaTAAGCACAAgtatggttgtgtgataagaagtttgcttctgggctcagtcccactgcatgaccccTTGGTGCAGTGAGACTGGACCCGAaatcacatggttacaaagcaagctccTAAAAAGTACCAGAAGGGGGTGTGAATTGGACTTCCTGGAAAGGCCTGAGAGAGGGTGAGTGGGACttgctggaaaattccaaggagAGGAGAAAGGACTTCTTTGGAAAAGTCCAGGAGGGGTAGGGGCTTCCTGGAAAAGTCTGAGGAGGGGGTAAAGACTTCCTGGAAAAGTCCAAGGAGGAGGTGGGCATTTCCTCGAAAAGACTGAAAGGGGTGCACCTCCTAGAAAAGTCTAGGGATGGGACTTCCTGGAAAAGCCTGCAGAGGGGCTAGGGACTTCCTGGAATAGTCCAAGAAGGGGCTAGGGATTTCCTGGAAGTCTGAGGAGGGAGTGGGTACTTCCTGGAAAAGTCCGAGTAGAGGTGGAACTTCCTAGAAAAGACCGAGGAGGGGCAGGAAGGACTTCCTGGGAAAGTCCAAGGAGCGGTGGGATTTCCTGGAAAAGCTAGAGGATGAGGTGGGCCTTcctgaaaaatgttttaaaaaataacttaccAGCATTCCCTTCATATACACAGtgatcacattcagttaaaatggTTTGCTGATGTCCCTCTTTTTTTCCTTGGTGAGAAgatcgcattgttttacatcattttattccctctggaATAACACCACTGTTTTCTTTGAatcatatgtcggaagtataaagatttgaataacacctgcgtgtAACTCCACTTCTTTATTTATGTTAATCAAAcacatttcactaaaccctggaatGTCTACCTTTTAAgtaggctgttacatccttggtacttatgccaattttttgctaccctggcaaatatttatttatttttttccgtgttatttgtacacattgacaaaaatacacatacatttatatatatagtgaataaaaaaaaaacatatatcagaaagaagcacactctaaaaaatagagcagtaattattacaacaaaattttatatagagtTACCCAAGGTTTCGCACCCTCAAAACcaagccttgtggacagctcatcAGACTCTTTGTGGGTGTGAAATCTTGGGTAactctatataaaattttgttgtaatatatatatatatatatatatatatacacacacacatagtgaaggctctgaattcgaaatcgaaccaaattcgtcgactggcatccatgccaacctcccttcactgGACACTAGACTCTGTtcgcgaagacctgttggggcaagtgaaatcgaaattgaaccaaatttgatgactggcacctgtgtcagtggagtgctaacagctccatccaagcgggatcactgccagagcagctgtctggcatgTAAagaataccatttgagcatgatcgttgtcagcgtcgcctcactggcacatgaacaaaacattcgagcgaggtcattcccagtgctggtggcacgtaaaaaacagcattttcgagcgtggccgttgccagtaccgccagactgaccctcgtgctggtggcactttaaaagcacccactacactctcggagtggttggcgttaggaagggcatccagctgtagaaactctgccagatcagattggggcctggcgcagccatctcattcgccagccctcagtcaaaatcatccaacccatgctagcatggaaagcggacgttaaacaatgatgatgataatgatacacacatacacatagtgaaGGCTCatgccttagtggttagggtatttgacacacgattgtaaggtcacgagttcaaatcccggcagtatattgtatccttgagcaaggccctttatttcacattccactcaactggcaaaaatgaatagtgtCTGTATGTCAAAGGGTGAGATTTTCCAAATTCTGTATCATGATGAGTCTCCCTCAGAACTAAGTTAATGGCgtgtatgtctgtggagtactcagccacttgcacattaattttataagtaagctgttccattgattggatcaactgggacccttgtCATCATGACTGATAGAGTGCCCTATACACACACCCATTGTGCTTCCCAAATCCCATTTTTGCTGATACAGGTAGGTCCCCTTGAGAACCACATGTGATCTGTCATCCAGGTTTTTTGTCATCTCTCCTCAGTGAGATTTGAGATCATGAGATCAAACTTCACTATTTTTCCCATGCCTTCTTGGAACTCCCACTTTTGCGGCTTCATCCACATTAAGTGGTTGGCACTTCTCTATAAATGTCCACATCCATAGGCATCATGTGTCCATAccataaaggtggcgagctggcagaaacgttagcacaccgggtgaaatgctcaacggtatttcgtctgccgaggtcgactttgcctttcatcctttcgggggtcaataaattaagtaccagttacgcactggggttgatgtaatcgacctaatccgtttgtcccctctatgtttagccccttgtgggtagtaaagaaataggtatttcgtctgccgctacattctgagttcaaattccgccgaggtcgactttgcctttcatccttttggggtcaataaattaagtaccagttatgcactggagttgatgtaatcaacttaatccatttgccccctctgtgtttagccccttgtgggtagtaaaaaaataaaataagataccagagtttttctctcaacacatttgtgttggttacccggaaccatgtggttggtaagcaagctacttaccacacagccactccttcattTTTTTCCTATCATACTGATCTTAATTTTGTGACTATTCCATGGCAGagaagtatttttgacttctatttttagtgATGCAGGtgctcatgtagtacccttgtatgtgtgtgtgtgtgtgtatatatatatatactcttttacttgtttcagtcatttgactgtggccatgctggagcactgcctttaatcgagcaaatcgaccccgggacttattctttgtaagcccagtacttattctattggtctcttttttggcaaaccgctaagtgacggggatgtaaacacaccagcatcggttgtcaagcaatgctagggggacaaacacagacacctgtatatatatatatatatatacgacaggcttctttcagtttccgtctaccaaatccactcacaagactttggtcggcccggggctatagtagaagacacttgcccaaggtgccacgcagtgggactgaacccggaaccatgtggttggttagcaagctacttaccacacagccactcctgcacctatatacatacacaatagtaCCTTGGCTTTTGAACTCTGATCTCGAATAAATcacgcttcatatatatatatgaagcatgaTTCATTCATAaactgaggtactactgtatgaaatgaatatgagaaagacaggagataaagtacgatttattcgtgatcagagatgttcaATAACCGAGGTTCtactgtgtatacatattatatatattttattaatctgcCTGTACAGCTTGTATTCGCTGCCACTAGCAGTGATATTTCTAATAGTGCTATCGctctcatattcatttattttatatatatatatatatatatgccggtggcatgtaaaaagcaccatccgattgtggctgttgccagcctcgtctggcccccgtgccggtgacacgtaaaaagcatcaactgatcgtggccgtttgccagcctcgtctggcacctgtgcaggtggcacataaaaagcacccactgcactcacggagtggttggcgttaggaagggcatccagctgtagaaacactgccagatcagactgggcttggcgcagccttctggtttcccagaccccattgaaccgtccaacccatgctagcatggaaaacggacgttaaacgatgatgatgatgatatatatatatatatgctcaggagtggctgtgtggtaagtagcttgcttaccaactacatggttctgggttctgtcccactgcgtggcaccttgagcaagtgtcttctactatagctttgagctgaccaaagctgtgagtggattttgtacacggaaactgaaagaagcctgtcgtatatatatatatatataatgtgtgtgtttgtgtctatctgtCCCCAcctcccattgcttgacaactgatgttagtgtgcttacgtccccgtaacttagtggttcaacaaaagaaaccaataaaataagtactaggcttacaaagagtaagtccttgggtcaatttgttcgactaaaggcagtgctccagcatggccgcagtcaaatgactgaaacaaataaaagaatctatatatacatattaaagatTGTTTCGATGTTAAGTTACATATAAAACCAATAGACCATCAAATTGAAGGAGCACTCAATATGTTTTGAGTgtggtttttattaatttttgtaaggACATGGTTGACAGCATCTTCATAGTTACTGAtgacagctcatgagctgaaacttcAAATCACTGTCAACTTTTTccctgtaaatatttatttatatatatatatgtgtgtggaggcacgtggccttaGTGGttagcatcatgattgtaagattgtggtttcgattcctggaccgagcgacgcgttgtgttcttgagcaaaacacttcatttcatattgctccagtgcactcagctagcaaaaatgaataacgctacgatggactggcttcccatccagctgggtaacacatacgccattgaaaccgggcccatgagcctggctaggctttaaatgggcgcatttgttattttattaaatatatacacacacacgaggaagtgcagaa comes from the Octopus sinensis linkage group LG11, ASM634580v1, whole genome shotgun sequence genome and includes:
- the LOC115217518 gene encoding 60S ribosomal protein L9, whose amino-acid sequence is MKTIYADQTVNVPDGVTVKVSSRRVTVTGPRGTLYRNFRHLFITITLPRKNLVKVEKYFGKRKELAAVRTVCTHIENMIKGVTKGFRYKMRSVYAHFPINVVVLNGGNAVEIRNFLGEKFARHVEMLPGVMFSVSTAQKDEFVLEGNDIELVSRSAALIQQSTSVKEKDIRKFLDGIYVSEKGTIQE